A region from the Lysobacter antibioticus genome encodes:
- a CDS encoding short-chain fatty acid transporter, whose amino-acid sequence MTAVSAPPADGPLARFALHSAAWAERWFPDAYVFAALGVVIVAVCALGFGATPAATATAFGDGFWSLIPFTMQMAFVVIGGYVVATAPAVARVIDALARVPRSGRGAICYVGLISMLTSLLSWGFSLVFGGLLVRALARREDLDMDYRAAGAAAYLGLGAVWAMGLSSSAAQLQANPASMPPALLATTGVIPFSETILLWQSIVLTAVLIAVSLVVCFVTAPRGASVRRAGDFDVADERAASVLPPRSRPGEWLEYSPLITILLAAMSLGWLAYEFANKPLVTAIANLNTYNFAFLTAGLLLHWRPRSFLNAVTRAVPSTTGVLIQFPLYGGIASLLTAAKGGDGQTLAHHLSSVFVQIATTETFTLVMGVYSAVLGFFVPSGGGKWIIEAPYVMQAANDLQVHLGWAVQVYNAAEALPNLINPFWMLPLLGVLGLKARDIVGFTFIQLLVHIPLVLGLLWLLGSTLSYHPPVMP is encoded by the coding sequence ATGACCGCAGTTTCCGCCCCTCCCGCCGACGGGCCGCTCGCTCGTTTCGCCCTGCACAGTGCAGCTTGGGCCGAGCGTTGGTTTCCCGATGCTTACGTGTTCGCCGCGCTCGGCGTGGTCATCGTTGCGGTGTGCGCGCTCGGCTTCGGCGCCACCCCGGCGGCGACCGCAACCGCGTTCGGCGACGGCTTCTGGAGTCTGATTCCCTTCACCATGCAGATGGCCTTCGTGGTCATCGGCGGCTACGTGGTCGCGACCGCGCCGGCGGTGGCGCGGGTGATCGATGCGTTGGCTCGGGTGCCGCGCAGCGGCCGCGGCGCGATCTGCTACGTCGGCCTGATCAGCATGTTGACCTCGCTGCTGAGCTGGGGCTTCTCGCTGGTATTCGGCGGCTTGCTGGTGCGCGCGCTGGCGCGCCGCGAGGATCTCGATATGGACTACCGCGCCGCCGGCGCCGCGGCCTATCTCGGCCTCGGCGCGGTGTGGGCGATGGGTCTCAGCTCGTCGGCCGCGCAGTTGCAGGCCAACCCGGCCAGCATGCCGCCGGCGCTGTTGGCGACCACCGGGGTGATCCCTTTCAGCGAAACCATTCTGTTGTGGCAGTCGATCGTGTTGACCGCCGTGCTGATCGCGGTCTCGCTGGTCGTGTGTTTCGTGACCGCGCCGCGCGGCGCTTCGGTGCGGCGCGCCGGGGATTTCGACGTCGCCGACGAGCGTGCGGCGTCGGTGCTGCCGCCGCGCTCGCGGCCGGGCGAATGGCTCGAATACAGTCCGCTGATCACGATCCTGCTGGCGGCGATGAGCCTGGGCTGGCTCGCCTACGAGTTCGCCAACAAGCCGCTGGTCACCGCGATCGCCAACCTCAACACCTACAACTTCGCGTTCCTGACCGCCGGCCTGTTGCTGCACTGGCGCCCACGCAGTTTCCTCAACGCGGTCACGCGTGCGGTGCCGAGCACGACCGGCGTGTTGATCCAGTTCCCGCTGTACGGCGGCATCGCGAGCTTGCTGACGGCGGCGAAGGGCGGCGACGGCCAGACCCTCGCCCATCATCTGTCCAGCGTGTTCGTGCAGATCGCCACCACCGAGACGTTCACGCTGGTCATGGGCGTGTACTCGGCGGTGCTCGGCTTCTTCGTGCCGTCCGGCGGCGGCAAGTGGATCATCGAGGCGCCGTACGTGATGCAGGCCGCCAACGACCTGCAGGTGCACCTGGGCTGGGCGGTGCAGGTCTACAACGCCGCCGAGGCCTTGCCGAACCTGATCAATCCGTTCTGGATGCTGCCGCTGCTCGGCGTGTTGGGGCTGAAGGCGCGCGACATCGTCGGTTTCACCTTCATCCAGTTGCTGGTGCATATCCCGTTGGTGCTGGGCCTGCTCTGGCTGCTCGGTTCGACCCTGAGCTATCACCCGCCCGTGATGCCCTGA
- a CDS encoding peptidoglycan-binding protein, whose amino-acid sequence MTETLSADEAIALLRGNPSQYATPQELRELAAQVDADSSGRLTVLYSGPAAKDIWSTDVINAMRAAGEDVRVINGSQAADFLESRDFKHAVAVAHGLPDPEPLITGNYRGPATDWLYHPTEGPWADASGRFADKTIGEVRAIVSDAQPTRVFGAIEVPHVLANQNVTTIEGIPREVLVAHQSTHGDQAAFEMIVARARENVSQLRVAFDDSGVPLRGESRVILMDSRAYFSGTQIEGKTPAFTEISRPLAESMNPPTEYVLAGQKHISDWQAQLAQSERAAEAARAGPGRRIGTAVGLGLAASVLDATASADRASTLLSQDNLSAAQSELTHYTARGTGGWIGGASAGLVATAAATGPGVVGFIVIGGAAVAGAHVGEHVATVLDSYETYTHTLKGVTWHSNGRQWVREDFGDLIDDGKNLPTKQDFSADPETADALNYHASISATELAIGKLPTPRNPYAQPAAENDPVSMRRADWERDPQTGAWERKVIVGFEQAGVPIVRVDPASAERAAQLEQASQQVIQENIANGPAPMAARFQVVHRSEGWERFGGVPPSIQSALQHDSLTASDGKLYQRTAEGQWQRNGESVVAAGNLRHELDSTRAALQPQLAQHQEQVAAIPPRQPPTLEDIERKDLMSTYLDHGVKPSPEQLEAALEAVRRTQQELGVNPLTTSLHLELNADKKFSIDSPIQHIRRDADGANRPQAVTSPLEVQMAMLDLRSPPPTAPEAPELRIANLSPQQREALEQVVRQANRLGLQRDDVQATARQAVANATDAVPDIVTNTLDAAQLQPAPKPEALREVDAPSPVIAKAAVAVAEPVVEKKQEKLSEQKRTEPGREPPGTLDGVQQTATVAPLAVVTPPPIREAENVQAFAEPGLPSAPKQAEPETVAVAPAEPPKPDVVVAKPPEQKTPAPQPAPDAPTPAPAPAPAPAQPAPHLAPVAAEATPTPDTPTPAPAQPFPQGAPVAAEAEPAPDDGTLRRGDRGDDVEMLQFRLQRIGYGGSPAAPLQRNGQFDAATEQAVRQLQRDHGLPESGSVDPETVQALAIAQHAKIESRKTENAAVESPATEKTAKPIELAAVANGERTVETTAASLTSPLSDARPTEIGRRVEPSNAPNEDPSKERERPLAQVGDKATPAPAMDAQDLARMSPADQAMFAKIRTGAPGHISDETVAAAMLAAKQNEIHDAGGIKLVAAANGKLWVETHTPGFHTGVSLSEPPPAMQDTLRETQAVNQQREQQLAQEASRRNPDDPSRGPSR is encoded by the coding sequence ATGACAGAGACGCTGAGCGCTGATGAAGCGATCGCGCTTCTGCGCGGGAACCCAAGTCAGTACGCAACACCACAGGAGTTACGCGAACTAGCCGCGCAGGTAGATGCGGATAGTTCCGGACGTCTCACAGTTCTCTACAGTGGACCGGCTGCAAAAGACATCTGGTCAACCGACGTTATTAATGCAATGCGGGCCGCTGGCGAAGATGTTCGCGTTATCAATGGTAGTCAGGCCGCTGATTTTTTGGAATCCCGCGACTTTAAGCATGCCGTTGCCGTGGCTCACGGGTTGCCTGACCCGGAGCCTTTAATTACCGGAAATTACCGCGGCCCTGCTACAGATTGGCTCTACCACCCCACCGAGGGCCCGTGGGCCGATGCGTCGGGTCGATTCGCTGACAAGACGATCGGTGAGGTACGCGCCATTGTGAGCGATGCGCAGCCCACTCGCGTCTTCGGCGCGATTGAGGTGCCGCATGTATTAGCCAATCAGAACGTCACCACCATCGAGGGTATTCCGCGGGAAGTGTTAGTAGCACACCAATCCACTCATGGAGATCAAGCTGCCTTCGAGATGATCGTTGCGCGTGCGCGGGAAAACGTGAGTCAGTTGCGAGTGGCCTTTGACGATTCCGGAGTTCCACTGCGAGGAGAGTCACGCGTTATCTTGATGGATAGTCGAGCCTATTTTTCCGGAACTCAGATCGAGGGCAAGACACCAGCATTTACAGAGATATCCCGACCCTTGGCAGAAAGCATGAACCCGCCAACTGAGTACGTACTCGCGGGGCAGAAGCACATTAGTGACTGGCAAGCGCAGCTAGCGCAAAGTGAACGCGCAGCAGAGGCCGCGCGGGCTGGACCCGGCAGACGGATAGGTACCGCTGTTGGTCTTGGCTTAGCCGCCAGCGTGCTGGACGCCACGGCCAGTGCCGACCGCGCCAGTACGCTGCTCTCGCAAGACAATCTGTCGGCCGCACAGTCGGAGCTGACGCACTACACTGCGCGCGGCACAGGTGGCTGGATAGGTGGTGCTTCTGCTGGTTTGGTCGCCACGGCGGCAGCCACTGGCCCCGGTGTCGTTGGCTTTATTGTCATCGGCGGTGCAGCCGTGGCTGGCGCGCATGTGGGCGAGCATGTCGCCACGGTGTTGGACAGCTACGAGACCTACACGCATACCCTAAAGGGCGTCACATGGCATTCCAACGGGCGGCAATGGGTCCGGGAAGATTTTGGCGACTTGATCGATGACGGCAAGAACCTACCGACCAAACAGGATTTCTCTGCAGATCCGGAAACGGCGGACGCGCTGAATTACCACGCGAGTATTTCGGCAACGGAACTGGCGATCGGGAAACTTCCGACGCCGCGAAATCCGTATGCGCAGCCGGCGGCGGAGAACGACCCGGTAAGCATGCGCCGCGCCGATTGGGAGCGGGATCCCCAAACGGGCGCGTGGGAGCGAAAGGTCATCGTGGGCTTTGAACAGGCCGGCGTGCCCATCGTCAGAGTCGACCCGGCCAGCGCTGAGCGCGCAGCCCAACTGGAGCAGGCATCGCAACAGGTGATCCAGGAGAACATCGCCAACGGCCCTGCGCCGATGGCGGCTCGTTTCCAAGTGGTTCACCGCAGCGAAGGCTGGGAGCGGTTCGGCGGGGTGCCGCCCTCTATACAATCCGCGCTTCAGCATGATTCGTTAACCGCGTCGGATGGCAAGTTGTATCAGCGCACTGCGGAAGGGCAATGGCAGCGCAATGGCGAGTCCGTGGTGGCCGCCGGTAACCTTCGTCATGAACTGGATAGCACTCGTGCGGCGTTGCAACCGCAGTTGGCGCAGCATCAAGAACAAGTCGCCGCAATTCCGCCTCGGCAGCCGCCCACCTTGGAGGACATCGAGCGAAAGGATCTGATGTCGACCTATCTAGACCACGGAGTCAAACCAAGTCCAGAGCAATTGGAAGCCGCGCTGGAAGCAGTCAGGCGCACCCAGCAAGAGCTTGGCGTCAACCCACTGACGACATCGCTGCACTTGGAACTCAACGCAGACAAAAAATTTAGCATCGACAGTCCGATTCAACACATCCGCCGCGATGCGGACGGCGCGAATAGGCCGCAAGCTGTAACCAGCCCGTTAGAAGTGCAAATGGCCATGCTGGACTTGCGCTCGCCGCCGCCAACTGCGCCGGAAGCACCAGAACTACGGATTGCAAATCTGTCGCCGCAGCAACGCGAAGCATTGGAGCAAGTCGTGCGCCAGGCGAACCGCTTGGGCCTACAACGAGATGATGTGCAGGCCACTGCTCGCCAGGCCGTCGCCAATGCAACCGATGCTGTTCCCGACATCGTCACGAACACGCTCGACGCCGCTCAACTGCAACCGGCACCCAAGCCCGAGGCATTGCGCGAAGTGGATGCTCCTTCGCCCGTGATCGCCAAGGCTGCGGTTGCGGTCGCCGAACCTGTCGTGGAGAAGAAGCAGGAAAAACTATCGGAACAAAAACGTACGGAGCCTGGGCGCGAGCCGCCCGGAACTCTGGACGGTGTGCAACAAACAGCTACTGTCGCTCCACTCGCGGTTGTGACGCCCCCACCCATTCGCGAAGCGGAGAACGTTCAAGCCTTTGCCGAGCCCGGTTTGCCCTCCGCACCAAAGCAGGCCGAGCCCGAGACGGTCGCCGTGGCACCAGCCGAACCGCCTAAACCCGACGTAGTTGTTGCGAAGCCGCCAGAACAGAAAACACCCGCGCCACAGCCCGCGCCTGACGCGCCCACGCCCGCGCCCGCGCCCGCGCCCGCGCCAGCCCAGCCCGCACCTCACCTCGCGCCGGTAGCGGCCGAGGCCACGCCCACGCCAGACACGCCGACTCCAGCGCCTGCCCAGCCTTTCCCCCAAGGTGCGCCTGTGGCGGCCGAAGCCGAGCCCGCGCCTGATGACGGCACCTTGCGCCGCGGCGACCGAGGCGATGACGTCGAGATGCTGCAATTCCGCTTGCAGCGGATCGGCTATGGCGGATCACCCGCTGCACCTTTGCAGCGGAACGGTCAGTTCGATGCCGCGACCGAGCAAGCCGTGCGCCAGCTACAACGCGACCATGGCCTGCCGGAATCAGGCAGCGTTGACCCCGAGACGGTTCAGGCGCTTGCGATAGCGCAACATGCCAAGATCGAATCGCGGAAGACGGAGAACGCCGCCGTCGAGAGCCCAGCCACCGAAAAGACCGCGAAACCTATTGAACTGGCGGCAGTGGCCAATGGAGAGCGAACTGTCGAAACCACTGCGGCTTCGCTGACATCGCCGCTGTCCGACGCGCGTCCGACCGAGATAGGCCGTCGAGTCGAGCCGTCGAACGCACCCAACGAAGATCCTTCCAAGGAGCGGGAACGGCCCCTTGCGCAGGTCGGCGACAAGGCGACGCCAGCGCCGGCAATGGACGCTCAGGATCTTGCGCGCATGTCTCCTGCGGACCAAGCCATGTTCGCGAAGATTCGTACGGGTGCACCCGGCCACATTTCGGATGAAACCGTAGCTGCGGCCATGCTCGCGGCCAAGCAAAACGAGATTCATGACGCAGGCGGTATCAAGCTGGTCGCCGCCGCCAACGGCAAGCTTTGGGTGGAGACACACACCCCGGGCTTTCATACCGGCGTATCGCTTTCCGAGCCGCCGCCCGCGATGCAGGACACCCTGCGCGAGACGCAGGCGGTCAACCAGCAACGCGAGCAGCAACTGGCGCAGGAGGCATCGCGGCGCAATCCGGATGACCCGAGCCGTGGCCCCTCACGATAA
- the bioB gene encoding biotin synthase BioB produces MPLLRNDWSRAEVRALFDLPFPELLHRAGSVHRENFDPAEVQVSTLLSVKTGGCPEDCAYCPQAQRYHTGVDATKLMSTEAVIEKARQAKAAGASRFCMGAAWRSPKDRDIPKVAAMIREVKALGLETCATLGMLSGDQASALKSAGLDYYNHNLDTAPEFYNEIIHTREYQDRLDTLAHVRDVGMKTCCGGIVGMGESREQRAGLLQTLANLPAHPDSVPINRLVQVEGTPLAGTAELDPFEFVRTIAVARLMMPKSMVRLSAGREAMSDELQALCFLAGANSIFYGEKLLTTGNPDTERDLALFARLGLRPMQIVETAGTVHASIEEHVEAPTEPAHSCAA; encoded by the coding sequence ATGCCCCTTCTTCGCAACGATTGGTCCCGCGCCGAGGTCCGTGCGCTGTTCGATTTGCCCTTCCCCGAGTTGTTGCACCGCGCCGGCAGCGTGCACCGGGAGAATTTCGACCCGGCCGAAGTCCAGGTCAGCACCCTGTTGTCGGTCAAGACCGGCGGTTGCCCCGAGGATTGCGCTTATTGCCCGCAGGCGCAGCGTTATCACACCGGTGTCGACGCGACCAAGCTGATGAGCACCGAAGCGGTGATCGAGAAGGCCCGCCAGGCCAAGGCCGCCGGCGCTTCGCGCTTCTGCATGGGGGCGGCCTGGCGTTCGCCGAAGGACCGCGACATCCCGAAGGTCGCGGCGATGATCCGTGAGGTCAAGGCACTCGGCCTGGAAACCTGCGCCACCCTGGGCATGCTCTCGGGCGACCAGGCCTCGGCGCTGAAGTCGGCGGGGTTGGACTACTACAACCACAACCTCGACACCGCGCCGGAGTTCTATAACGAGATCATCCACACCCGCGAGTACCAGGACCGCCTGGATACCCTCGCCCACGTGCGCGATGTCGGCATGAAGACCTGTTGCGGCGGCATCGTCGGCATGGGCGAGTCGCGCGAGCAGCGCGCCGGCCTGTTGCAGACCCTGGCCAACCTGCCGGCGCACCCGGATTCGGTGCCGATCAACCGTCTGGTTCAGGTCGAGGGCACCCCCCTGGCCGGCACCGCCGAGCTCGACCCCTTCGAATTCGTGCGCACCATCGCGGTGGCGCGCCTGATGATGCCCAAGTCGATGGTCCGTTTGTCGGCCGGCCGCGAGGCCATGAGCGACGAGCTGCAGGCCCTGTGCTTCCTGGCCGGCGCCAATTCCATCTTCTACGGCGAGAAGTTGCTGACCACCGGCAACCCCGACACCGAGCGCGACCTGGCCCTGTTCGCCCGTCTCGGCCTGCGCCCGATGCAGATCGTCGAGACCGCGGGCACCGTCCATGCGAGTATTGAAGAGCACGTTGAGGCACCCACCGAACCCGCCCACTCCTGCGCCGCCTGA
- a CDS encoding Rid family hydrolase — MLELSRGLLLRGLLSQGLVLGALACCSGEAFAQSVTAPSREHFAPKGWEGSYHGLHYSPVVKIGDRVIVSGIPAMEGADDEARARWVFEQLEAHLRSAGASLADVVELQSFHVAADHAEFRRRMDPVLKVHREFFKDHYPAWTAVATPGLFSKDASFELRAEAVIGSGSRSKAEIAKPAAP; from the coding sequence ATGTTGGAGTTGTCGCGTGGCCTGTTGTTGCGGGGCCTGCTGTCGCAAGGCCTGGTCCTGGGCGCCCTGGCCTGTTGCAGCGGCGAGGCGTTCGCGCAGTCGGTGACGGCGCCGAGCCGCGAACATTTCGCGCCGAAGGGCTGGGAGGGGTCTTACCACGGGCTGCATTACTCGCCGGTGGTGAAGATCGGCGACCGGGTGATCGTCTCCGGCATTCCGGCCATGGAAGGTGCGGACGACGAAGCCCGTGCGCGTTGGGTGTTCGAGCAGCTCGAGGCGCATCTGCGCAGCGCCGGAGCCAGTCTGGCCGACGTGGTCGAGCTGCAGAGCTTTCATGTCGCGGCCGATCACGCCGAGTTTCGGCGGCGTATGGATCCGGTCTTGAAGGTGCACCGCGAGTTCTTCAAGGATCACTACCCGGCCTGGACCGCGGTCGCGACGCCGGGCTTGTTCTCGAAGGACGCGAGTTTCGAACTGCGGGCCGAGGCCGTAATCGGCTCGGGGAGCCGGTCCAAGGCGGAGATCGCGAAGCCGGCGGCGCCTTGA
- a CDS encoding ComF family protein — MSTTVNQDRPLRVDSIWRRLGWALWPPRCLICAEPGLPGRDLCRTCEADWPRSGTACLRCALPLPGVAAAGVRFATIDPPGPPGLPDLPLVCGHCLRRPPPLTQVHAACLYRPPLDRLLPRFKFHRDLAAGRLLTTMMANAFEPLLTQSPSTTAPGLAAPSASDIATEAPAPVLVPIPLHRRRLRERGYDQALELARPLSRQLRLPLLDHGLIRLRDTSAQSLLDAKQRRRNLRGAFAWRHGQPLPAHIVLIDDVMTTGATLHSAAAALRRAGAQRVDAWVCARVTAG; from the coding sequence ATGTCGACAACTGTCAACCAGGATCGGCCACTCCGGGTTGACAGCATCTGGCGGCGTCTGGGCTGGGCCCTGTGGCCCCCGCGCTGCCTGATCTGCGCCGAACCGGGCCTGCCCGGACGCGATCTGTGCCGGACCTGCGAAGCCGATTGGCCGCGGAGCGGGACGGCCTGCCTGCGTTGCGCGTTGCCGTTGCCGGGGGTGGCGGCCGCCGGAGTTCGCTTCGCAACGATCGACCCGCCCGGCCCGCCCGGCCTGCCCGACCTGCCCCTGGTCTGCGGCCACTGCCTGCGCCGACCGCCGCCGCTGACCCAGGTCCACGCCGCCTGCTTATACCGACCGCCGCTCGACCGCCTGCTGCCGCGCTTCAAGTTTCATCGCGACCTGGCGGCTGGCCGTCTGCTCACGACGATGATGGCGAATGCCTTCGAGCCGCTGCTGACGCAGAGCCCCTCGACTACGGCACCGGGACTCGCAGCGCCCTCGGCATCGGACATCGCCACTGAAGCGCCCGCGCCGGTTCTGGTCCCGATCCCCTTGCATCGCCGGCGGCTGCGCGAACGCGGTTACGACCAGGCCCTGGAATTGGCGCGGCCGCTGTCGCGGCAACTGCGCCTGCCCCTGCTCGATCACGGCCTGATCCGCCTGCGCGACACCTCGGCGCAATCCCTGCTGGACGCCAAACAACGCCGCCGCAACCTGCGCGGCGCCTTCGCCTGGCGCCATGGCCAGCCCCTGCCCGCCCATATCGTCCTGATCGACGACGTCATGACTACAGGAGCGACCCTCCACTCCGCCGCCGCGGCCCTGCGGCGCGCCGGTGCCCAGCGTGTCGACGCTTGGGTGTGTGCGCGAGTGACTGCGGGCTGA
- a CDS encoding M64 family metallopeptidase, protein MILSPLLRIASLWLLASSCAFAAVPAHYIVFERDAQGRAEPVFYTQVQLSDGQRDRQGARQAERGVERVAYRASRNGAKSAALYEAQVPNFIRAEFARDPDHGDGAIQLNPLVRDPHRAFVVRVPLAEADEIELLGPAGNAKAVQRIDLRELAIRSSQLPLAQMLRQPVAMVDTAQAQDAKAANSANRLDILVLGDGYTAAEQSTFTSQAASLKTAMFNVSPYKEYLSFVNWQAGFVASQQSGADHPPYQAGCTGTSCCADVASRTDPRAGQFVNTALDSTFCTSQIHRLLTARSSKVMAAAASFPNWDKIIVTVNDPVYGGAGGSYAVISAHSSAALIAIHEFGHSFHGLADEYESPYPGFPACSDISGSAACEANVTNQSNASLVKWRSWFTPGLPIPTPDGTAGTGLFEGARYRSTGMFRPVDSSCLMRSLGTSFCAVCRQEYVRMLYRGGFGSPAAGIDLIEPGTEIPSPATAVGYARGTTRRFSATLLRPSVGTVAVQWYLDGVAISGATAASYDFRQDAATPATRTLELRVTDKTAFVKASMAGNLLLHSRKWTIRVGAAPVVVARVD, encoded by the coding sequence ATGATCCTGTCCCCGCTCCTGCGCATCGCCAGCCTGTGGCTGCTGGCGAGTTCCTGCGCCTTCGCCGCCGTGCCGGCGCATTACATCGTGTTCGAACGCGACGCCCAAGGGCGCGCCGAGCCGGTGTTCTACACCCAGGTGCAACTGTCCGACGGTCAACGCGACCGGCAAGGTGCGCGCCAGGCCGAGCGCGGCGTCGAACGCGTGGCGTATCGAGCCTCGCGTAACGGTGCCAAGAGCGCGGCGTTGTACGAAGCGCAGGTGCCGAATTTCATCCGTGCCGAGTTCGCGCGCGATCCCGACCATGGCGATGGTGCGATCCAGTTGAACCCCTTGGTGCGCGACCCGCATCGTGCCTTCGTCGTGCGGGTGCCGTTGGCCGAGGCCGACGAGATCGAACTGCTCGGCCCTGCCGGCAACGCCAAGGCGGTGCAGCGCATCGACCTGCGCGAGCTGGCGATCCGTTCCTCGCAACTGCCCCTGGCGCAGATGCTGCGGCAGCCGGTCGCGATGGTGGATACCGCACAGGCCCAGGACGCCAAGGCGGCGAACTCGGCCAACCGCCTCGACATCCTCGTGCTCGGCGACGGCTACACCGCGGCCGAACAGAGCACGTTCACGAGCCAGGCCGCGTCCTTGAAGACGGCGATGTTCAACGTCAGCCCCTACAAGGAATACCTGAGCTTCGTGAATTGGCAGGCCGGCTTCGTCGCCTCGCAGCAATCCGGCGCCGACCATCCGCCGTACCAGGCCGGCTGCACCGGCACCAGTTGCTGCGCCGACGTCGCCTCGCGCACCGACCCGCGTGCCGGCCAGTTCGTCAACACGGCGCTGGACTCCACTTTCTGCACCAGCCAGATCCATCGCTTGCTGACCGCGCGGTCCTCGAAGGTGATGGCGGCTGCGGCCAGCTTCCCGAATTGGGACAAGATCATCGTCACCGTCAACGACCCGGTTTACGGCGGCGCCGGCGGCTCTTATGCAGTGATCTCGGCGCACAGCAGCGCCGCCCTGATCGCGATCCACGAGTTCGGCCACAGCTTCCACGGCCTCGCTGACGAGTACGAAAGCCCCTACCCGGGGTTCCCGGCCTGCAGCGACATCAGCGGCAGTGCGGCTTGCGAAGCCAACGTCACCAACCAGAGCAACGCCAGCCTGGTGAAGTGGCGCAGCTGGTTCACCCCGGGCTTGCCGATCCCGACGCCGGACGGCACTGCCGGCACCGGCCTGTTCGAAGGCGCGCGCTATCGCAGCACCGGCATGTTCCGGCCGGTCGACAGCAGCTGCCTGATGCGCAGCCTCGGTACCAGCTTTTGTGCGGTGTGCCGGCAGGAGTACGTGCGCATGCTGTATCGCGGCGGCTTCGGCTCGCCGGCGGCGGGCATCGACCTGATCGAGCCGGGCACCGAGATCCCGTCGCCGGCCACTGCGGTTGGTTACGCGCGCGGCACGACGCGACGGTTCAGCGCGACCTTGCTGCGGCCCAGCGTGGGCACGGTCGCGGTGCAGTGGTATCTGGACGGCGTGGCTATTTCGGGTGCGACCGCCGCGAGCTACGACTTCCGCCAGGATGCGGCCACACCGGCGACACGCACCCTGGAGCTGCGGGTGACCGACAAGACCGCATTCGTGAAGGCCAGCATGGCCGGCAATCTGTTACTGCATTCGCGCAAATGGACGATCCGGGTCGGAGCGGCGCCGGTGGTGGTGGCGCGAGTGGACTGA
- the ubiA gene encoding 4-hydroxybenzoate octaprenyltransferase, which yields MDHAHPDTPAPAWRRKLALYWKLTRGDRPIGWLLLLWPTWWGLWIAAEGVPPLWTWFVFSAGVWLTRAAGCVINDYADRWLDPHVERTKHRPLATGEVRGREALAVFAALMLAAFALVLTLNRLTILMSFVGVVLAASYPYLKRYTYLPQVYLGMAFGWGIPMAFAAVQGEVPAVGWLLYAANILWSTAYDTWYAMVDREDDLKMGSKSTAILFGEMDLVAIGILYALMFVALFLVGQRAGLGVYYFGGLAVAAALVAYEFVIARHREREPCFRAFLHNHWVGLTIFAGLALDYALRATSVAA from the coding sequence ATGGATCACGCTCACCCCGACACCCCTGCGCCGGCCTGGCGGCGCAAGCTTGCGCTGTACTGGAAACTGACCCGCGGCGATCGGCCGATCGGGTGGTTGCTGTTGCTGTGGCCGACCTGGTGGGGGCTGTGGATCGCCGCCGAAGGCGTGCCGCCGCTGTGGACCTGGTTCGTGTTCAGTGCCGGGGTCTGGCTGACCCGGGCGGCCGGCTGCGTGATCAACGACTACGCCGATCGCTGGCTCGACCCGCACGTCGAACGTACCAAGCACCGGCCCTTGGCGACGGGCGAGGTGCGGGGGCGGGAGGCGCTGGCGGTGTTCGCGGCCTTGATGCTGGCGGCGTTCGCGCTGGTCCTTACCTTGAACCGGCTGACCATTCTGATGAGCTTCGTGGGCGTGGTGCTGGCGGCCAGCTATCCCTACTTGAAGCGCTACACCTATCTGCCGCAGGTCTACCTCGGCATGGCCTTCGGCTGGGGCATCCCGATGGCGTTCGCGGCGGTGCAGGGCGAGGTGCCGGCGGTGGGTTGGCTGTTGTATGCGGCCAATATCCTATGGTCGACCGCCTACGACACCTGGTACGCGATGGTCGACCGCGAGGACGATCTGAAGATGGGCTCCAAATCGACGGCGATCCTGTTCGGCGAGATGGACCTGGTCGCGATCGGCATCTTGTATGCGCTGATGTTCGTCGCGCTGTTCCTGGTCGGGCAGCGCGCCGGCCTCGGGGTGTACTACTTCGGCGGTCTGGCGGTGGCGGCGGCCTTGGTGGCGTACGAGTTCGTGATCGCCCGGCACCGCGAGCGCGAGCCCTGCTTCCGCGCCTTCCTGCACAACCACTGGGTCGGGTTGACGATCTTCGCCGGCTTGGCCCTGGACTATGCCTTGCGCGCGACGAGCGTCGCGGCCTGA